The sequence TGAAATGAAATATTATTTTTTCTTTGTAACGTATAACAATCATTTTTTTGACTGAATACATAACTAATACAATTAAGAAGAAAAGTACCCTACCTTTTTATTAAAGTTTATTTTAAAAATAAATCATAATAGATAGCTGTAGTCATCAAAAACTTATAAACAACAAAATATTAATTTTTGTAAATAGATGATAAGTAATACTTTACTACTTCAATAGTGTCGAAAATCAATCAGATAATAAAAAATAAAATAATTAACAAAAACTTTACTCTAACAACTAAATCAATTGTAAAATTAGGAGATAGAATTATAAACTTTAATAAAAAGTACTGGTTGCTACCTTCTTTCTCTAAATTATTGAAAGTGTCTTCTTAATTTGTATAAGGTTATGAGTTGTTTTGGGTAAACTATAGATGTAATAATGGAAAGCAAGGTAAACTATTCAGGTAGATATATTGAAATCGTTCACGTAATGGTAAAATATGGGTTTCAAGCGTGGATTATGAATTCAACATTGAGCCACCTTATTCCTAATAAAGTATTAGAGAAACATTCTGATATTAATAAACTACCTATTGAGGTTAGGCTAAGACTAGCAATAGAAGAGTTAGGTCCTACTTTTATTAAATTAGGACAATTACTTAGTAATAGAGCAGATTTAATTCCTATTGAGTATGTACACGAGTTACAGAAACTTCAAGACAATGTATCTGAAGATAACACACTTAATATTAATGAGTACATAGAAAAAGAGTTAGGACAACCTGCAAACGAAGTTTTTGAATACATAGATCCAACACCAATAGGTATAGCCTCTATTGGGCAAACGTATGCTGTAAAAAGAAAGGGTAAAGACCTTGTTCTTAAAGTAAGGAAGGTAAATGCAGATGTTATTATGAATGAGGATTTACGTATTATGCGTAGTATTCTAAGAGTAATAGTAAAATCGAGCAAATCTTTAGCTAGAATGGATACTATGCGTCTTTTTGATGAATTTGAAATTAGTATCAAGAATGAATTAAATTACGCTATTGAGAGACGAAATCAGGCACAATTTGTAAAATATTTTAAAGACTCAAAGATTACCTGCGCACCTAATGTAGTAAATGATTTATCTACGCAATCTTTATTCTGTATGGACTTTGCAGAAGGAGTGAAGTTGAATGATTTTTTAGAATCGGCTACCGATAAACAAAAAGAAACAGTGAGTAAAAGACTCGTTAAATCTTTTGTACAACAGATTATAGAATTTGGATTTTACCATGCTGATCCTCATCCGGGGAACATATTTATTACAGAAGACCTTAGAATATGTTTTATAGATTTTGGTGCAATAGGCCATTTATTACCAGAAGATACAACGTTAATTACAGAGTTTCTCGAAGCTTTTTTATCTAAGGATACAGATAGAGTAATTCGAGCAATTAAGAGAATTGCAATTTCTCATGAAATTACCGTTGAAAATCAGAAGAATTTACAATACCAACTTCACGATATTTTTCAGGAGCTAGATCAAGGGGTAGATGAAGTACCATGGGTAGAATTTAGTGAGAAAATTATGGCTATTATGTTTCACTATAATATTGTATTACCAAATTATTTTGTCAATCTAGCCAAAGCATTGTCGTTAATATTAGGAACAGCATTAGACATGAGCCCTAAAATGAATATTTTAGAAGAAATTAAACCATTTATGATTAAATATCAGTTTGATTTATTCTCTTTAAAAAATCAAAGAAAAATGCTACTAGATCTATTCAATACTTTAAAAGATGTCAAAACTATTCCTACCGATATTAAAGATATTATCCAATTAATAAAACGAGGTAAAATTGAAGTTCAAATTGGATTAGACGATACAAAAACAATTTTAGATACCTTTAAAAACGGCATAAATAAACTGACAACAGGTATTATAATAGGTTGCCTTTTAATTGCATCTTCGTCTATGTCTGTATCAGAAAATGCTTCTTTTATAAATAATTTTGCCCTTGGTGGTTACTTTATTGCAGGTATACTTGGGTTAGTTTTAACGATAGACATGTTTAAAGATCTCTTTAAGAAAAACAAATAATAGGTTTTTAACAATGTAAATAGATTAATAATCAATTTAAGTATACTAATATTCTTTCCTCATTTTAATCTGATTGGTAAATAATTGATTATTTTAGAAATCAATTATTACTAAACCAAAGATGATGAAATTTACACCTAAATTTTTATTACTGTTACTTTTAAGTATTAGTATGCTTAATGCTTATAGTCAGAATATTAATCTCCAAGATATTAATAAAGGCAACGTTGAACAATTTAAAAGTACTAAATATGGAACAGCTACCTACTTTGGTTCAACATTATTTATAGGAACTAAAACTTACGAGACCTCTTCGAGGTTGACCATTGTTGAAGGAGATTTAATCATTAGGAATAAGGGACAATTATTTATAAAATCAACAGATACATTAGTTGTTTATGGGAATTTAGTACTAAGATCATCTAATAAAGAAAAAGATACCAAAGTTAGAAATAGTAAAATTGAAAATAGTGGAAATTTAATTGTCCAGAAAAATTTCTATTTAGGTAAATTAGATAGTGAAAAAGCAATTAACTTTAATAATAAACAAGGTGCTAATCTACTAATAGGGGAAAGTTTTTTGGGCCCCCACCCTCATAAATGTAATTTTGGAGGTAATATTGGAGTAATGGGCGATGTAAATATACATTTTCATATTGAAGAAGGTAAGGGTAAACATAAACATCAAGAACCTAAGCATAATAAAATTAATGATTTAAATAAGTTTTATTATTTTAGTATTAATCAATCTAACTTTGCAAAACATGATAAAAATAGTAAAATACCCCAATCAAAAATAAATCATTTTGTTAAAATTAGGGGTAAATCTTTGGAAGATAAAATACCTAGTATCAACGAACCTTTACGTATAATATCCCATTATTTGACTAATAAAATTGATAAGACAGACCTCCC is a genomic window of Flammeovirga pectinis containing:
- a CDS encoding ABC1 kinase family protein, whose translation is MESKVNYSGRYIEIVHVMVKYGFQAWIMNSTLSHLIPNKVLEKHSDINKLPIEVRLRLAIEELGPTFIKLGQLLSNRADLIPIEYVHELQKLQDNVSEDNTLNINEYIEKELGQPANEVFEYIDPTPIGIASIGQTYAVKRKGKDLVLKVRKVNADVIMNEDLRIMRSILRVIVKSSKSLARMDTMRLFDEFEISIKNELNYAIERRNQAQFVKYFKDSKITCAPNVVNDLSTQSLFCMDFAEGVKLNDFLESATDKQKETVSKRLVKSFVQQIIEFGFYHADPHPGNIFITEDLRICFIDFGAIGHLLPEDTTLITEFLEAFLSKDTDRVIRAIKRIAISHEITVENQKNLQYQLHDIFQELDQGVDEVPWVEFSEKIMAIMFHYNIVLPNYFVNLAKALSLILGTALDMSPKMNILEEIKPFMIKYQFDLFSLKNQRKMLLDLFNTLKDVKTIPTDIKDIIQLIKRGKIEVQIGLDDTKTILDTFKNGINKLTTGIIIGCLLIASSSMSVSENASFINNFALGGYFIAGILGLVLTIDMFKDLFKKNK
- a CDS encoding T9SS type A sorting domain-containing protein encodes the protein MMKFTPKFLLLLLLSISMLNAYSQNINLQDINKGNVEQFKSTKYGTATYFGSTLFIGTKTYETSSRLTIVEGDLIIRNKGQLFIKSTDTLVVYGNLVLRSSNKEKDTKVRNSKIENSGNLIVQKNFYLGKLDSEKAINFNNKQGANLLIGESFLGPHPHKCNFGGNIGVMGDVNIHFHIEEGKGKHKHQEPKHNKINDLNKFYYFSINQSNFAKHDKNSKIPQSKINHFVKIRGKSLEDKIPSINEPLRIISHYLTNKIDKTDLPVELTSFNVNIENGKVFSVWETAQEINNSHFKLERSIDGKNYETIAEFVEGAGNSNVANTYEVEDEKPKKGKVYYRLTQVDFDGKTESWIEVLNNGKLEQGEVVSIYPNPAQYTLNVALNLMEDEVATFEFINTSTGQLVDNTPNLDLSRSKAVFDVSTFTPGTYVLIVKLNGKISHRDQVVILGNKSRGNEIEKEDKK